One stretch of Mus pahari chromosome 15, PAHARI_EIJ_v1.1, whole genome shotgun sequence DNA includes these proteins:
- the Jcad gene encoding junctional protein associated with coronary artery disease yields the protein MYSVEDLLISHGYKPARDAAAPCEDKPERGRSTRTGPRAGQGLVNGYKDGATAHTHSRTSLGAGHVSNSENRSRKPRGHREHQSTCKTPEARFLNQPSLAWSSQPQSGRDDIYWSRGRQEGSGSLCPRDWKELEGRGMAQAYSLPIHVRENLWEVAGRTEHVMKNAVWEEELRMQDMSLESWKKPKELGRQASDGNGQKRPQERFEGLYPFVHGEHMLTSQNRKKSQSLPRALSPKSLNFTEIPVPLHDGHITGVPKMPPYPPSFPPPLEPVRNLEKASSSGPFPKPKFGKPLKTPCYGSHSQPRGEGGFQDHQHRDPRGSYPTRSKDPSHELGMLDTGLEPPVYVPPPSYRSPPQHIPNPYLEDPVPRHVSSSQSQQQVPEKPETSCPLPSGSLEARDLYDAMPGSPPQSLPPQPYPVATHGGSIQYIPFDDPRIRHIKLAQPPEFYEEAKLDGTSYNLGLITTQEPAIGKRQYNDAPSVPRGPTPSPVNEQSLAFVHSSPRWLQGQLPMVIEPGGFHGQTEHHVMRGLTTNVTDGKAEHHASSPQPQSEGTCKTYTKLRKFETGVQSKKSSKKKSNATVFCLVSVPVKSESLVLDTDAGHSDFTLDTDTNHSDFTLVADKTHGLCQSSALEEQSLLSMSSTDLELQALMGSMAWRRTSPRQGLRESEDGQIDDPRILHFIRPRELQASSSWPGHQYRDQQTQTSFHEDSKSSQLLPATKPGEASNVAPTPACPDTTASEGHRPTSLAFSDQNQKPSVPHLQGQMSLSPSRNSAFSRTSSAINQASMSKGTSDQLPGASPVAKPEVVKGESITGQCNSTQHFGQFLLKPVSRRPWDLISQLESFNKELQEEEESHGGSGSEDSESEQPEDCAESRSKTWCLQETRTEEQPAGLALEDAAAPHRRLNESQNWSEEPKPDHPSAHPQSLGPSQEEGTGGVPVQWADGSLTAEQKSQEGLNGMCERDISPKPVSRIAPIDTKAAPLSCQSEPRGSQELTQVSNALGSVQLGRETPTKVDSGGDTEVLPCVLLPLADKYRGHSTPDFRSLELTLGQEQNAYKSEWGLENTMEVLPSESLQERAERILGIEVAVESLLPSARRTEQSQLPEPDASACGPRSPREDSSPSLALPGGPTEATDAFYGRRKCGWTASPLFVGERAPQASVCSDADGFPTSQATSPEPGKRDGEAKPPFKSTLFHFMEKSTNVVGPEKRLRNPSKMIENLQEKLVSPPKRADSVRLLRMREVNSLSQLRCLSSRSADSMEEPDPLKVIKSPAWPSEGLASLSGNDQAWQAGHLPSVSQNENGLTEVPRDKMSDQDLWCADSYDPSRVERV from the exons GTTTTTAAATCAACCCTCCTTAGCATGGTCCTCTCAGCCCCAAAGTGGTAGAGACGATATCTATTGgagcagaggaagacaggaaggcagCGGCTCCCTGTGTCCCAGGGACTGGAAAgaactggaaggcagaggaatGGCTCAGGCTTACAGTCTGCCCATCCATGTAAGAGAGAATCTGTGGGAAGTTGCAGGAAGGACAGAGCATGTGATGAAGAATGCGGTCTGggaagaagagctgagaatgcaGGACATGAGcttggaaagctggaagaagccgaAGGAGTTAGGGAGGCAGGCATCCGATGGCAATGGACAGAAAAGGCCCCAGGAAAGGTTCGAGGGTCTGTACCCATTTGTTCATGGGGAGCACATGCTGACAtctcagaacagaaaaaaatcccaGTCATTGCCCCGAGCTCTTTCTCCTAAGAGCCTGAATTTCACAGAAATTCCTGTGCCACTACATGATGGTCACATAACAGGTGTCCCCAAAATGCCACCATATCCTCCCAGCTTCCCACCACCTTTGGAACCTGTGAGGAACCTTGAGAAGGCTAGCTCCTCAGGCCCTTTTCCCAAGCCTAAGTTTGGGAAACCCCTTAAGACTCCATGTTATGGCTCTCACTCACAGCCCAGGGGAGAAGGTGGATTTcaggaccaccagcacagggACCCACGTGGCTCCTACCCAACAAGAAGTAAGGATCCCAGCCATGAGTTGGGTATGCTGGATACTGGCTTGGAGCCCCCAGTGTATGTGCCTCCACCTTCATATAGGTCACCCCCTCAGCACATCCCAAACCCATACCTTGAGGATCCTGTGCCGAGGCATGTGAGCAGCAGCCAGAGTCAGCAGCAAGTACCTGAGAAACCTGAGACCAGCTGTCCACTTCCTTCTGGCTCCCTTGAAGCTAGGGATCTCTATGATGCAATGCCTGGCTCTCCTCCACAAAGTCTTCCTCCACAACCCTATCCTGTTGCCACCCATGGGGGTTCTATTCAGTACATTCCATTTGATGATCCACGGATCCGACATATCAAACTAGCTCAGCCCCCAGAATTCTATGAAGAGGCAAAGCTTGATGGCACATCCTATAACCTTGGTTTAATCACTACCCAAGAACCAGCCATTGGGAAAAGGCAGTACAATGATGCCCCTTCAGTACCACGGGGCCCAACACCTTCACCAGTCAATGAGCAGAGCTTGGCCTTTGTCCATTCCAGTCCCCGGTGGCTGCAGGGCCAGCTCCCCATGGTCATTGAACCTGGAGGCTTCCATGGCCAAACAGAGCATCATGTCATGAGAGGATTAACAACTAATGTGACAGACGGCAAGGCAGAGCACCATGCCTCTTCACCACAGCCACAGAGTGAGGGTACCTGCAAAACCTACACTAAGCTCAGAAAGTTTGAAACTGGGGTTCAGAGCAAGAAAagttcaaagaagaaaagtaacGCAACTGTATTTTGTTTGGTCTCTGTCCCAGTTAAATCTGAGTCACTTGTGCTAGATACGGATGCGGGCCACAGTGACTTCACGCTGGATACGGATACGAACCACAGTGACTTTACGCTGGTTGCTGATAAGACCCATGGGCTGTGTCAGAGCTCAGCCCTAGAGGAGCAGAGTCTGCTGAGTATGTCTTCCACTGACCTGGAGCTGCAAGCCCTCATGGGAAGCATGGCTTGGAGAAGAACATCCCCAAGGCAAGGTCTGAGGGAGTCAGAAGATGGCCAAATTGATGATCCCAGAATCCTCCATTTCATCAGACCCAGAGAACTTCAGGCTTCCAGCTCATGGCCGGGACACCAGTACAGAGATCAACAGACCCAAACCAGTTTCCACGAAGACTCCAAAAGCTCACAGCTCCTCCCTGCCACAAAGCCTGGAGAGGCCAGCAATGTAGCACCAACCCCAGCATGCCCAGATACCACTGCCTCTGAAGGACACCGACCTACGTCCTTAGCATTCAGTGATCAAAATCAGAAGCCCAGTGTACCTCACCTCCAAGGACAGATGTCCCTTAGCCCATCTCGAAACAGTGCTTTCTCAAGGACCTCCTCAGCCATAAACCAGGCATCTATGTCCAAAGGGACCTCTGACCAGCTCCCTGGTGCCAGCCCTGTTGCCAAGCCAGAGGTGGTGAAAGGGGAGTCCATAACAGGCCAATGCAATAGCACACAACATTTTGGTCAGTTTCTCTTGAAACCGGTTAGCCGGCGGCCCTGGGATTTGATAAGTCAGTTAGAAAGTTTTAACAAGGAGcttcaggaagaagaagaaagccatggtggtagtggtagtgagGACAGTGAGTCAGAACAGCCAGAGGACTGTGCTGAGTCCAGATCCAAGACTTGGTGCCTCCAGGAAACTAGAACAGAAGAGCAGCCTGCAGGGCTGGCCCTGGAAGATGCAGCTGCCCCACATAGAAGACTTAATGAGTCCCAGAACTGGAGTGAAGAACCCAAGCCTGACCACCCAAGTGCCCATCCACAGTCCCTGGGCCCCTCACAGGAGGAAGGCACAGGCGGTGTTCCAGTCCAATGGGCAGATGGAAGCCTGACTGCAGAGCAGAAAAGCCAGGAGGGTTTGAATGGGATGTGTGAGCGAGACATTAGCCCAAAGCCTGTGAGCAGGATTGCGCCCATTGACACAAAAGCAGCCCCTTTATCCTGTCAGTCAGAACCAAGAGGAAGTCAAGAACTCACCCAAGTCAGCAATGCTTTAGGGTCTGTGCAGCTGGGCAGAGAGACTCCCACAAAGGTGGATAGTGGTGGGGACACAGAGGTCCTGCCCTGTGTCCTTCTGCCACTTGCTGACAAATATCGAGGCCACTCAACACCAGATTTTCGGTCTTTAGAGCTCACACTGGGACAAGAACAGAATGCCTATAAATCAGAGTGGGGTTTAGAGAACACCATGGAAGTCCTTCCAAGTGAGTCTCTGCAGGAAAGGGCAGAGAGGATCCTGGGCATCGAGGTGGCTGTGGAGTCCCTTCTGCCAAGTGCCAGGAGAACAGAACAAAGCCAGCTCCCCGAGCCTGATGCAAGTGCCTGTGGCCCAAGGTCACCCAGAGAGGACTCATCTCCCAGCTTGGCACTACCAGGGGGCCCCACAGAGGCCACTGATGCCTTCTATGGTAGGAGGAAGTGTGGCTGGACTGCGAGTCCCCTTTTTGTAGGAGAAAGGGCCCCCCAGGCTTCTGTGTGCTCTGATGCGGATGGCTTCCCTACAAGCCAGGCCACCAGTCCTGAGCCTGGGAAAAGGGATGGGGAGGCGAAACCACCCTTCAAGTCCACTCTGTTCCATTTCATGGAAAAGTCCACAAATGTGGTGGGTCCTGAAAAGAGGCTCAGAAACCCTTCCAAAATGATCGAGAACTTACAAGAAAAACTGGTATCACCCCCGAAAAGGGCAGACTCAGTTCGCTTGCTGAGAATGAGGGAGGTCAACTCCTTGTCTCAGCTGAGGTGTCTGAGCTCCAGAAGTGCTGACTCCATGGAGGAGCCTGACCCCTTAAAGGTCATCAAAAGTCCAGCCTGGCCTTCCGAAGGCCTTGCTTCCCTGAGTGGTAACGACCAGGCCTGGCAAGCAGGGCACCTGCCCTCTGTCTCTCAAAATGAAAACGGACTTACTGAAGTGCCAAGGGACAAGATGTCAGACCAAGACTTGTGGTGTGCAG ATTCCTACGATCCAAGCCGAGTGGAGCGGGTGTGA